CCAGTCGAATCATGCTTCGTTTCTTTCGTGTCCTTAGCGTAGCACGTCAAGAAAACGCTTCAAATGAAGTTTTTTAAGCCGCGTATGCGGGATCTTTAAGTTGTGCGAACGGTGTCGAACAAAAAGAAAAGGCGGCGCTCGCAGCTCCCGCCCGTAGGTCCAATTATCCCTTCAAAGATTGCTTGTATTCGTTCGGCAGCTTGCCGTAACGCTTCTTAAACATATCGCTGAAATGCCTCGCGTTTTGATAGCCGACGCGTTCCGCGATTTCGTAAACCAATAAATCCGTCTTCGCTAGCAGCCTGCAGGCTTGATTCATCCGCACCTCGGTCAGGTAGGATTTAAAGTTTTCGCCGCTGTGTTTCTTGAAGAAGCTGCTGAAATAATACGGATTCATGAACGCGATCCCGGCGACGGTATCCAGCGTCAAATCTTCCGCATAATGTTCCTCGATATATTGCTTCACCCGCTGCATTAACGCCTTCTCCTTGTTTTCGCTCCCGGCCTCGAGAGTTTCGTGCGCCTTCCGTAACAAGCTTAGCGATTCTCCCGTCATTTCGTCGAAGGTTCGGTATGACCCTAACGACGACGCAAGCTCGGAAATCGGGAATTCCTCGGGCCAAGTCAGGTCCTGCTTCTTCAGCTCCTGATAGAGCAGCAAGAAGAAGGAGACGACAGAGGATACGGCACGATCCTTCTCCCCGCAGGACGCATCGCGAACCGCGTGTATCAGTCGCAGAAAGGCCGTTTCGGTCTCTCTCCACGATCCCGCCGTCAGCTGTCGAATCGTTTCCAGCTGCATTCGCTCTACCTCTCTGCCCTCCTGCGGAAGCTGGTTTGCCGCCGCGCTGGACAAGACCCGCCGGAAGCCGAGAAAATATTTCATTCGCAACGCCGTCAACGCTTCGTCGTACGATTCCTTCACGCGACCGAGCTCGCTCGACGCCGTCCCCATGCCGATCGATACGTCCAATTTCAGAAATCGGTGAATCTTGTCCACGATATCCTCGAATAACGCCTTGGGTTCCTCTGACTCCCCGTGTTGTACGAACAGCGCGATGCGTTGATCCTTAAAGGCGGCGAAGCCCCGTCCGGAATCGACCGTCATTTCCTGTACGATATTCATTATCGCGAACTCGATTAACTTCCGTTCTCCCTCCGACCATCGCCCTTCCTCGATCCGATCCAATTCCAACACGCCGACGGTAAGCAACGGCCCCTTGATCGCTTCGCGCAATCGAGCTTCGTTCGGCGACCCGGGCGGAGGCGGTTGCTCGACGAGACGCTCCAGCAGTTCCTGAAACCGCTCCGCTTCGTTCTTTCGCTCCAAGTTCTGTAATTTTTCCTTTAACCGCACGTCTTCCTCTTCTTCTCGAATGACCGCGATCGCTCTCAGGAGGACCGCCTCCAGTTGTTGTTTGTCCACGGGCTTGAGCAGGTAATCCAAAGCGCCGTAGGCAACAGCATCCTTGGCGTACGAGAATTCCTGAAATGCGCTAATGAAGATCACCTTCGTGGAGAGCCCTTTACTCTTAACGCGTTTCAGCACGTCGATCCCGGTCATGAACGGCATGCTGATATCGCTGATCACGATGTCTGGCTTCGCCTCTTCGATCGCTTTCATTAATTCATAGCCGTCATAAGCGTCGGCGA
This genomic window from Paenibacillus sp. contains:
- a CDS encoding response regulator, which encodes MADDEPIIVKGLRKLLPWEELGAELVADAYDGYELMKAIEEAKPDIVISDISMPFMTGIDVLKRVKSKGLSTKVIFISAFQEFSYAKDAVAYGALDYLLKPVDKQQLEAVLLRAIAVIREEEEDVRLKEKLQNLERKNEAERFQELLERLVEQPPPPGSPNEARLREAIKGPLLTVGVLELDRIEEGRWSEGERKLIEFAIMNIVQEMTVDSGRGFAAFKDQRIALFVQHGESEEPKALFEDIVDKIHRFLKLDVSIGMGTASSELGRVKESYDEALTALRMKYFLGFRRVLSSAAANQLPQEGREVERMQLETIRQLTAGSWRETETAFLRLIHAVRDASCGEKDRAVSSVVSFFLLLYQELKKQDLTWPEEFPISELASSLGSYRTFDEMTGESLSLLRKAHETLEAGSENKEKALMQRVKQYIEEHYAEDLTLDTVAGIAFMNPYYFSSFFKKHSGENFKSYLTEVRMNQACRLLAKTDLLVYEIAERVGYQNARHFSDMFKKRYGKLPNEYKQSLKG